A single window of Carassius auratus strain Wakin chromosome 9, ASM336829v1, whole genome shotgun sequence DNA harbors:
- the LOC113108608 gene encoding caveolae-associated protein 2-like, whose protein sequence is MGEDSSHAERSTANLPREESTPTPPAPDAQDAQDLLIPSFSPGPMSSSPVHTLSRMGSKSPTSPTSPGGQVSAITVMALLDKLVVMIESVQENQQKMEKKQAELEGAVRMVQGDVTRLTKNHMSTANSVGKLLERSRKTGINVKEVRERLDRQSSQVKRLEANHAHLLKRNHFKVLIFQEDSEIPSTLLTKDGLTSTSQDEISPSAPTPLTDLNRSQEEGLQTISLTSDDDEEKGATSPLAEGGDDSLDLHEESFPGLGSERLERSRADKFKRSSLKKVDSLKKAFSRSSIEKKINKIVPPEQREKIKKSFIPNHPKSPSSKSSSFHVSPMTFNVKKVRNGDADSSQQPGSSSRNLSSVEVPNIGGPDGELPLAELHSSGEKTNGDDLHSPSTTGSGDGEVFITDEGGDLDNGPSATLAEEEVDKEDDDTDGNEENRKEKKSEEKDARPAEEASVSPPSTAATVELPS, encoded by the exons ATGGGTGAAGACTCCTCTCACGCCGAGCGAAGCACAGCGAACTTACCCAGGGAGGAAAGCACCCCGACACCACCAGCTCCAGATGCTCAGGATGCTCAGGATCTCCTCATTCCCAGCTTCAGTCCCGGCCCGATGTCCTCTTCCCCCGTCCACACCCTTTCCCGAATGGGCTCCAAGTCCCCGACCAGCCCCACGTCCCCTGGCGGCCAGGTCAGCGCCATCACGGTGATGGCTCTGCTCGACAAACTGGTGGTGATGATCGAGTCGGTGCAGGAGAACCAGCAGAAGATGGAGAAGAAGCAGGCCGAGCTTGAGGGGGCGGTGAGGATGGTGCAGGGTGATGTGACCCGGCTCACCAAGAACCACATGTCCACCGCCAACAGTGTGGGCAAGCTGCTGGAGCGCTCGCGCAAAACTGGCATCAATGTGAAGGAGGTGAGGGAGCGGCTGGATAGACAGAGCAGCCAGGTGAAGCGTCTGGAGGCCAACCATGCCCATCTGCTCAAGAGGAACCACTTTAAAGTGCTCATCTTTCAG GAGGACAGTGAAATCCCCTCCACTCTGCTTACTAAAGATGGCTTGACCTCCACCTCCCAAGATGAGATCAGTCCATCTGCACCAACTCCGCTCACTGATTTAAACCGCTCTCAAGAAGAAGGCCTGCAGACCATCAGCCTCACCTCTGATGACGACGAGGAAAAAGGTGCAACAAGTCCTCTGGCAGAGGGTGGTGACGATTCATTAGATCTGCATGAAGAGAGCTTCCCAGGCTTGGGAAGCGAACGTCTGGAGCGTTCTCGTGCTGACAAGTTCAAGCGCTCCAGTCTGAAGAAGGTGGATAGTTTAAAAAAGGCCTTCTCACGAAGCAGCATCGAGAAGAAGATCAACAAGATCGTGCCTCCAGAACAGCGTGAGAAGATCAAGAAAAGCTTCATCCCCAACCATCCAAAGAGCCCCTCTTCCAAGAGCTCATCCTTCCATGTCTCTCCAATGACCTTCAATGTCAAGAAGGTACGAAATGGAGATGCTGACTCCTCCCAGCAGCCTGGGAGCTCATCGAGGAACCTCAGCTCGGTGGAAGTTCCCAACATTGGGGGACCTGATGGTGAGCTGCCCCTGGCTGAGTTACACTCCTCAGGTGAGAAAACAAATGGAGATGATCTTCACAGCCCTTCCACCACGGGCAGCGGGGATGGAGAGGTGTTCATCACAGATGAGGGTGGAGATCTCGACAACGGTCCATCTGCAACCCTGGCTGAAGAAGAAGTGGATAAAGAAGATGATGACACTGATGGCAATGAAGAAAACAGGAAGGAGAAAAAGTCTGAGGAGAAAGATGCGAGACCTGCAGAAGAAGCGTCCGTGTCTCCGCCGTCGACTGCAGCTACTGTTGAGCTACCTTCTTAG